The Solanum dulcamara chromosome 2, daSolDulc1.2, whole genome shotgun sequence region GACCTGTATGCTTGGACACCAAACAGTACTCTGCTCTAATTAGTTGAAGCCTCCTGACATATGATAATCCTCTAGTCATCCAGTTAGTGATCTTTGCTGTATTTTATCTGCTAAAGGTTTGCATTGCAAACTGTCATCCTTTCtgtagacaaaggaactcctaAGTATTTAAATGGTAAGCCACCTATTATATAGTACAACAGACTCAATATACAATTCCTTTCATCTGTCCCTACCTACAAAAATAGACTTGGCTATTTAAGAACTTCATTTTCATAATTATGAGTGACTAACGCCTTGAGCTTCTGTGCTATTTTCAGAAAtctccaaaaatataaatataatgttCGAAATAAAGCACACGTTGAAGGATACATATGCAATGCGCACATAGTTGAGGAAGCTTCGTCATTTTGTTCACACTACTTCGAGCCTCATGTTTACACAAGGCATAGAAAAGTGCCACGGAATGATGATGGTGGTATAGGTGAACAAAATGGATATGATGGTAATATTTCTATATTCACCTATCTAGGTTGAGGATTTGGAAAATTAAAACGGAGATATCTAACCGAAGAAGAACTTAAAGCAGATCATAattatattttactaaattgCAGAGAAGTGCAGCCACACGTGGAGTAAGATTTCAAGCTTTTGTTTTCATTTATACAttgaaattatcaaaaaaaaaacttttatatgtGATCCAAAGGAATTTTATTGACTCCCTTCATCAAAATTTTCCACGAATTACGGAGCCGGAAGTGGACAGGAAACTTGATGAAGATTTTGCATAATGGTTCACAAGATATGTGTGCACTTGTACAATATGTTTCCATGTGTACTTACTTCACTTATAAgaaactctaattttttaaaatttaataggCCCGAGTCCACATAGATAATCAGTTCATCAAAGCGCTTGCAGAAGGTCCACGTCGATCAGCGAAGCCATACACTGGTTATAATGTCAATGGCTTTAAATTTCACAATAAAGGTCGCAGTTTTTCTAGAGCATCTAATAACAAGTGGCGTTTGCATAAAAGGAACCAATTATAGTGCAGATGACAATGACTACTATGGTGTGCTTACTGAAATTCTTGTATTGGAGTACAAGGGCAGTACACCGATCAAAAGAATTGTTTTCTTTAGATGTGAATGGTTTGACCCAACACCAAACGTAGGAATGAAGATTCAACCGCAATATAAACTTGTGGATATCAACCATAGAAGGAAATTGAAGAAGTATGAACCATTTGTTTTGGCAATGCAAGCAGCTCAAGTGTATTATGCTACTTATCCTAGCTTACGACGTGATAAGAGTGATTGGTGGGCTGTGTGCAAAAAAAAAAGCTCAGGGTATTATGGATATGCCTCCGTCATCTTTATTGTCCCCTCTAGTAAATGTTGCAGAGCCATTCCAATGTGACGAAGATGGTTTAAGATTTGATGTGGTGTCTGACAATGAAACTGTTGTCCAGAATGATCCAAATGGCGAATTCATAAACTTAAGAGACGAGGATAATGATTTAGATGATGAGACATAACTTCATGATGAATCAGAATCAAAATCAGATGAAAATGAGAATGAAGAGGCATACGGTGAAAGTGGCAGTGAATAGAGTCAAAGAGCTCCAATCTCTTCAAAATAAGAGTTAGAGTGACTAAAACGTAGTATATAAGTTGATTTTATTGCAATCAGATTTTATATTTCTTGCTGACAAAGTTTTGAAATTTAGATGTCACTGATTTATGTTTCTCTTTTATCGgtatacttattttgttttaATAGTTCTCCAGGTTGTTTGTTTTGAACAACTATCCCTCACTCTCATTTTGTGATACGAAGTAGACTATTCTAGATCTATGTTTTAAATAGTGATGGAAAATTTTTATTCCTTGAAGTGTTTATATTTTTATCTGTTGTCTAGATTAacaagtttttctttttttacttttcagAAGCATCTTGTTCTTGAAGTGATATATCAACTAATTACCTATTCTTGTTATAATTAGATCAAACCATGATTCAATCATTATGTTCTTATTTGATCCACATGTAATCTTGAAATTGCAGATATGGCACCTAGGGGAGGTGGACGAAGCAGATATTCTGGAAAAGGGATAGCAGATCCCGTGACATCTCCTCTAATTTCGAGTTCCACACCTGATCAAGCACCATCATTGCCTGAACTGTCGATACCAGTTACGCCAAATTCAGTTGCAGTCAACGTATCAGTACCATCTTTATCTGTGGGGATCGAAACACCTAGAAATAACATTGTATCCAAGCTTCGTCAAATACAACTGATGGTACCCGCATCCTAATTGAAATCGTCCTAGGACGGTAAGTGTACAACATCGTTTCATTTAAACTGTTTTGCTTCAGACAAGAAAATAAGCTATGTTGATTTTCTTTCCATACTACTTTTCTATAAAACTTTTGAAGTTTTGTTAGTTTTCTTAAATTGCATTCATGGCGAATGAATTACAAAATTGAGGTGTTTTTAAATCAGtatataaaatttcattcttGAAGAAAATATCTGGCTTACTGATGTCTACATTTCTCTTATATAATAAGCCATTGTTCAATGTGGCCACAAAATGTGGTGAGGAATCTGATTTATAAAATGTGGCAACAGAATGCCCCATATGCAGGTCCCCAGAACTTATGCTCTTGCACTACATGTTCAGATTGTCTGGCAAAATTAttgtttaatttgtttttattgGTGATCAACTTTTAAGCTCTTGTCTTGAGTTAGGACCTCTCAATTTTTATAGATGTAGAGCTGTTGTTTTGATGAGAGAAATATAAGATCTATATACTTAGTACTGTTTGttcaaaaaaatagataataaaatGTCCTCCCAACTAGTCATTTCAATATTTGCTAATAGCAGGATTTTATAATTTATACTAATCCTTGTCTCTTTGATAATACTGTCATaagtttcttatttttcttccttACTTCCTCCACTTCTTAAAGCTCTTATATTGTCTCTAAAGACACTGATAGTACACTCTAGCCACTGCTTGATGCACATAAATAAAATTGAGTATTGAAATAATTACTTGTTATATTTATACAAGTTTGGAGCCGAGTATCGATGTATCTCGGGCAATCACAAAAATCTTTAAGGAAAAATTGGATCTTGAAGGATATGATTGGAAGTCAGTTACACCAGAGATTAAGGACTTCTACTAGGAGAAGTTTAAGGTAAAAGTGTACTGCTCATAAGTATAAAAACTGTCCATATATCTGAATCATATATGAGACTAAGTTCAAAAGTCATTTCTTAAATCATAAGTGAGACTAAGCTCAAAATCATGCCTTAAAATAACTTGTATTTAGGTTGTAAATCATACCATGCTTAAAAGTCATAAATGCATAAGAGACCATATAAAATCATGCTAAACTTGAAAATACTTAAGAGTAGCTTTCATACTTCCATAAATAATATTGACACGTGCTTGGAGAATcctaatcataaaataaaacatgtaGTTTATAGTAATTCATTGATATGCATGATAAATATTTCATGAAAACTCTAACTTTTGCATAAAACTCATAGCTTGAGGAAGATTGGGTAAACCCTAGATTTAAACATAAttcatcatataatcaaaataccttaggcatgagagtgtaaggaatactctcattgaagccttacatacctagaagaaTTAGATTCTTGAAAGACTTTGAAGAACTCGACGGATGCTcttggaaccctagctttttcttCTCTTGAAATAACTTAGAACATGTGAATTTTGATTTGTCTGAGGGTTTGGAATAAATAAGGAGTTTATAAACTATAAAGTAGACCTAGGGAGGTTAATTGAGGGTAAAAGGTCAAGAATACACTTCTGGGAATCTAAGAAAAccataaaaattaaacaaatgaCCTTTTAATAAGTCTCGTCGGCCAAATAGGCGAGCTAGGGTCTCCTCGCCGATCTATCCGGCGAGTCGCAAAAGGGTTCTTTAGATCGCTTAAAATAACAGTTTGTGAAGGTTTTCAGATCCATTCGGTGAGCTAAGTTGGGATTTCGCCGAACTATTCAGTGAGTTGCCAAATTGGCTAGTGAGCTCGCTGAATTGCCCTATCCGTACATGCTTCAGTATAATGACCATAACTctttactctgaactccaaatgaggaaaacttggtggtgttggaaagaggacACATAGATATCTAATTTGATAGATCACGGGCCACCTAAATCCTTATATGCTGGGAGATAttgtcgtttgaagttgacacttatatgaactcatgctAAAACTTAACCGATAGAAATGTTTTGAACTTGACTTCGTGTttgaggttccttatgaccccAAAACATAtcaaatacacttcaaatacttagaaaagGCTTAACATATATTTAAAACTTAGAAGTCATCGGGTTCGGACATATATGCATACGGAGGATGGTTCAGATCTTTGCTTAGAAGTtgcggggtgttacaatatctcccccttgggatcattcgtcctcgaatgaggatcAAAGTTAGAATAAACATGTGAATAGAGTAAGCTGGTATTCTTTGGGCTATTTGTGATGAATATAATAGCATAAGATGAATTGTACAAATAATTGGGGTCTAGTAATCAACAATAAAAATGTAAAAGCACGAGCTAAGAGTGCGAATACTAGCATAGgcatgaagaacataaaaaaaGACATGAACTTGGCCTCCATTGGCCTCAGTAAGACTTGAAAAGGAAACTCTTATAACATTTCAAGGGAAGGAATCATAGGCATAATTCATGCGTGACTGATATGGGTTCGTGAAGTAGGAACGGTATAAATTTGATCATTGGTCACACACCATTTGAAACTACTTGACATAAAACGTAGGTACCATGGGCATGAGGTAAGAATAGTGCTAATATGCCTTAAGCGATACGAATGATGACTTTCAAGCTTAGCAACACGTCTAAATTATGCTTCTCCTCTTGAATAATACTGTTCATCAGCTGTAACTTATAAACCCCACAAGGGTACATGTGACTGCTTCTACTCAAGTCTGAGTCTAACTACATGCTCTCACAATGTTCAGGCCTAACTTGAAGTCACAAGGTGCTACACGTAATATGACTGTTCTAATCCTATATTTTTGTAGGGATTCCATCTCAAAAATACTACTTCTTCTTACCACTCCATTGAACTAACCTCGAGTTCAAATCAAGAAGGTACTTGTGCATAATGCATTCTTCCATGTTATCAACACGACACTCAAGCCTATCACTATAACTACTTCATGGACTTCAAGGTAACCACCCCATCTAACAATCTTTAGCTTTCCTAATAAGAGATAATTACCTTCTCATCTAAAGCCATCATTTAGCTGTTATAAACACCATTATCGTAACATAGGGAGGATCACAAAAGGCTATAGTATGAGGATCTAGAATAAGAGAGATACTATTAAATCATAACTTATACTTATCATGACTTTGAAACTCATAAATGAGGGTATCAAGAGAGAAGCGTAATAGGCATGAGTACATCATGTACCTGAAGCATAAAGCATCCATATAGATGCATTCTAGGCATAGAACATGTCATAACCATCCATCACCATCATGGGTGAACAAAAATAGGATTTAGAACAACGAAATCATAGGCACGAGTTATTCAAGAAACCTGATCTAAAAATATACATAACGTATTGTGATTTCACTTATCACCAAGAATATATTCATGAGTACATAGGACTGAGCATGCTAAGAAATTATGGGTACATACATTGTAAGTTGTATATCATAGAGCTAAAAGTCATAgattcattgagtaatatgaGGGTCGTTGTTTTGAAGTTATTGCTTTCTATTCTAGAATCTGAGCATAAGCATGAATCTGTATGAGGTGCATGAGTATGGGTCATGGGCATGATGCTAATGCGTAAGAGATGAGTAAGGTGTCATAATAACTGAAATATGAGGAATACTCTAGAGTAGAAATGAATTGCCATCTTATCATAACTTCTTCTGAAATACATCATAATCTGATTTGCAAGACTTAATTTGATTCTTCTCCCTATCATCTCCCACATAGATCAACGCCGATATTTCAAGTATATGGGCCTATGTCATACCCTCTAAACTCAGCGATAATACACACATGAACGCTTAACTTACCCAAACAAATTATATTTGGAAGATACTATCCTCATTATAGTATATTCTTTTAAGAGATACCACTCTTACTTCTAGCTTTtataatcatcatcatataacATAAATTCTTACTAGTAAATATAACCATTTTTCATAGCAGCTCATAATCTAATATTTCTTATTATTCAACAAACATCACACCTCTAAGTTCATATTCTTCTAAATCAATTGAGAATAAAGCTTCactaaaagaaaaaatcttTGTCTATCTCTTAATCCTCGATTCAACTCTTAAGAACACCCAATAAGATATACTATACTTAGCTTTCTCCACACCTAGCTACAAAAACATACTAATTAGGAACACATAATACCTAATAATCTTAGAATATCATGCAACCACATATTACCTTGGGTTCAGTTCTATCTTCCTAATGCTTAAGGATCTCCTTTATCCAATGACTTAGTCACCACTCATTGTCTCACCAATGAATCACATCTATATCATACTTGCACCACGACACTTGTTGAAAGTTAATAAACTTAAATTCTTACATATGCTATTTCAAGCCTACTAGATCAATTTCATAAAACTAGCATCACTAACCCAAAACTATCATTTATTTCCACTTTTGTGATCATTCATATTTCAAACTTAGCGTCTAGCACCAAACATGCATAACAACCCAACTTTGCATGCTATTTCTAGCTTAGCAGCTACTAGATAAAATTTGAGGAACACCAGTCCACTTAACCCTCATACGAATGGCAGACGATCTTAATCTTACCATTTatctaattataatatattactATATCCTTCTTTCCCACATCACTACTACTTATCCATCCATACATCTAAACTATATTCATAGCTCTACAAGCATTAAGCGGTTCCTTTTCAAAATCACAAAGCAACGCCTAGATCTATCAATCCCTAACCACTGACTTCTTCTCTACCTTCTGCCACGCAAAATACTTTAACTTACTACCCCTTAGTAGTTACCACCTGAAGACTTAACACCTCAATTCTAACATAATGGATACATaacttctatatatatatatatatatatatatatatatatatatatatatatatatatatatatatatatatatatatatatatatatcctcaCCTTCTGTCTATTACAATTCTAGATTCACACTCCTAATCGTGGGTCATTTTACTAGTTATAAATCATGAAATCTCAAAATCACACTATCTTATGGGTGCCAATACTATCTAAGAATCTGGAcacatttttttctcctttcatGGATGTTCTATGTAATGAAGGATAATAGAGAAATCTgaataaatatcatattttggcTAAACAACACTATTCACATAAACAAGGACGTAAGATTTTGAATTGAAGGGCTAAAGCCCATTGATAGGCTCCTCTCAAGCCCTTTGTGCAATCTCTAAAATGTTGATAGTTGTATTTGAGAACAACTTATCAGTAGGAACTGAGCTTTACTACTTCTATCGCCTCGAAGATGAGGAATAGTTAGAGGAATTAGAACAATGCACGAATTTGTACATGTTTATTAAGGGATAGCTTTGTTGCACGATCTTAAGTATGAAAGAAGGTAATGTATTTCCTAAACATCCCGTAGACTCCtccttataagtgtggtgtgcTTCACACACATAaaaaggactctactagatgcgGCTTTTCAGACAtcttaggacacttgaacctagtgctctgataccaaatttgtcacaaCCTGAGTCTGTACCCTAGCCGAGACACGATACTTAGAACCACGAGTGGTCCCAAGCTTAACCCTTGGCATAATATATCAAAGCatataataaaaaaactaaGCAGAAGTTGGAACATATGCATAAAGGTCTTATTAGAAAGATAACATATCTATGAAGACTGAAAACTAATGTCTGAAACAAACCTTTCAATCTAAATCAAGAGAAATAAGTTTGCTGGGACATGCCCCCCCGGCTACCATAACTTAGTAAAATAAGTAACTAAAACTACTCCGTGAGGTTCTCGAATAAGGAGGACTATTCGGCGAGTCGCCAAATTGGCTAGTGAGCTCACCGAATTGCCCTTTCCGGACATGCTTCAGTGTAACGACCATAAATTTCTACTCCAATCTCCAAATGTGGCAAACATGGCGGCGTTTGAAAGAgaacacatatatatttaattttataggtcatagGGCACCTAACTCTttatattctaagagatattgttatttgaagttgacatttatatgaactcatgctaaaacttagtcgatagaaatgttttgaacttgacttggtgtttgaggttccttatgacccaAAAACACATCaaatacacttaaaatactttaaaaaggACCTTAACATATATGTACAACTTAGAACTCATCGGGTTCAGGCCTATATGCATACAGAGGATTGTTCAGATCTTTGCTTAGAAGTTGCGGGGTATTTCAAAATATCTAGTAGTTATTTGTGTAGAAAATGAGGATCCATTCTCTtccttcctcatctttgaccaaAGGTTTGCTCGAAAACTCCTTTTATATactcattctttttttatttttcaggtGTTTCTATTTGTGATCATATAACTTGTTTCTTTTGATGTGAATTTGCATTTATTTTCCTTGAATCTTATTGATTGTGTGAGTATAATGGAAATTTTAAGGGTGTGTTATGTATAGAGGAATTTacaa contains the following coding sequences:
- the LOC129880702 gene encoding uncharacterized protein LOC129880702 isoform X5, with product MENLLEQIRSLIFQEYQTYGLHLGSIERPTSSYCWTTLTRNSSVALGFSVSQSFPLSDMAPRGGGRSRYSGKGIADPVTSPLISSSTPDQAPSLPELSIPVTPNSVAVNVSVPSLSVGIETPRNNIVSKLRQIQLMVPAS